Part of the Bacteroidota bacterium genome, ATGGATATGCAACACCTACTTATCAAAACTCTCAGTTCAGCGAAACAAGTGTTGGAGAAAAAGAACTCTGGCTCGAACCAAAAGTTTTTTCACCTGATGGAGATGGTTACAATGATGTATTATTTATTAATTATGCATTTCAAAATGCAGATAATTTTGGCCGCATTCGCATTTACGATATTGGTGGACGATTAATTAAAACTCTGGTCAATAACGATTTATTTGGTTTGGATGGTTTTTATAGCTGGGATGGCATTAATGATCATGGAGAATTGTCGCCATCAGGCGTTTATATTATTGTAGCCGAAATCAATAATTTAGACGGCAGCACATTTAAATATAAACGGACTTGCACATTAGCTAAGTTTCAATAAAAAAAATCTTAACTAGCCAACATTGTTTCAACACCTTCTGAATGTGATTCAATATCAATTAGGGTTTTAATATAAGCTGAAATATTTCCAGATGTCATGAATGAGATTGCTTGTTCTCTTTTTTCGCGAATAATTCTTTCGAGTTCAATTCTTCTTTGCTTTTTCATCGTTTTGTCCTTTTACTGATTAACGGAAAATCCTGTTTGTTCTTATACGTATGAACTTGTTTATTTGTTACAGTATAAATTCATCTTAATAAATTCAATATCCAGGCCAGCTGATTATTCCATTTAGTAGTTTTACGATTTCTATGAGAAAATAGGTTGTTTGATTTAGGAAAGATGTAAATCCAAGTCTGCAAAGACTCAGAAAGAAATAATACTCAGAAAGACAAAATAACTACAGTGACGAGAAACCAGAAACGAGATACAAGAAACCAGAGACGAGAAACCAGTCACAATCCTAAAAACTAACACCAATATTTCCTATATTTGCAGGCTCATATGAACAAGGAATAATACATATTAAAACATGTTTGAGAACTTAACAGAACGGCTAGAAGGAGCTTTTAAAACGCTTAAAGGAAAGGGTCGTATAACAGAGATTAATGTTGCACAATCTTTAAAGGATGTCAGACGGGCACTCATTGATGCTGACGTTAACTATAAAATTGCGAAAGAATTTACCGATGAAGTGAAAATTCAGGCAATTGGTGCAAATGTTATCAACGCTGTTTCTCCCGGACAATTAATGATAAAAATTGTTCATGACGAGTTGGTAAAACTTATGGGTGTCAACAAAAAAGACATCAATACCAAAGGCAATCCAGCAGTCATCTTGCTTTCAGGTTTACAAGGATCTGGTAAAACCACTTTTGCAGGAAAACTTGCAGGTCACATCGCAAAACAAGGAAAGCAACCCTTGTTGGTAGCAGGTGACGTATACCGTCCTGCTGCAATTCAACAAATTAAAGTACTTGGTGAACAAATTAACGTTCCAGTTTATAGTGATGAAAATATAAAAGATCCTGTTAAAATTGCCCAAGATGCTATAAAACATGCTAAATCTAATAACAACAATGTTGTTATAATCGATACGGCAGGTCGCTTATCAGTTGATGAGGCCATGATGAATGAAATTTCCAACATCAAAAAAGCAGTAAATCCAGGGGAAATACTATTTGTTGTTGATGCAATGACAGGACAAGATGCTGTGAACACAGCAAAAGCATTTAACGACACTTTGAATTTTGATGGAGTTGTGCTGACCAAACTTGATGGTGATACAAGAGGTGGAGCAGCTATTTCAATTTTAAAAGTTGTTGAAAAACCAATCAAATTTATTAGTATTGGTGAAAAATTGGATGCCATCGATATCTTTTATCCTGATCGTATGGCCAGTCGTATTCTGGGTATGGGAGACATTGTTTCTTTCGTAGAAAAAGCACAGGATGTATTTGATGAACAAGAATCCAAGAAACTTCAAAAAAAGCTCCGACAGAGCCAATTTGATTTTGAAGATTTACTGAATCAATTACGACAGATCAAAAAAATGGGAAACATCAAAGATTTGATGGGCATGATTCCGGGCATGAATAAAGCAATGAAAGATCAAGAATTGGATGATGACTCTTTCAAACATGTTGAAGCAATCATTTTTTCCATGACACCAGCAGAAAGAAAGCATCCTGAATTGCTTAATGGACTCAAAAGGAAACGAATTGCAGGAGGTAGTGGAACCAGTATTCAGCAAGTTAATCAGTTGGTAAAACAATTGGAAGACATGCGAAAGATTATGAAAAAAATGAACAAACCGGGATTTAAAGGAAAAATGGCTGCGCAAATGCCATTTAAACGATAATTCCTTGTTTAAACCAAAATAAATCAGATATTTGCACGACTTTTAAAACATTCAAATTTTATTTAAAATGGCAGTTAAAATTAGATTGCAACGCAAGGGGAGAAAAAAAGCACCATATTATTATATAGTGGTTGCGGATGCCCGCTCTCCCAGAGATGGTAAATTCATCGAGAGGATAGGTTCTTATAACCCGATTCCTACTATACCACAAATTGATATTGACACAGACAAAGCAGTAAGCTGGCTAGATTTAGGAGCAGTTCCTACCAAAACAGTGAAAACACTTTTGTCAACTAAAGGTGTTCTGTTTAAGAAGCATTTATCAAGAGGTATAAAAATGGGTATTCTTACTGAAGAAGAAGCTGAAGTAAAATTCAATGAGTTCATTGCTCAGAAAGCAGACCAGTATAGTAAGAAAATTGAAAAATTAGAAGACAAAACAACTAAGAGTAAGCAGGCAGCTTTAGATCACGAGGCTGAGGTAAATAAAAAACGTGCAGCAGCAATAGCAGCAAAAAGAAAAGCGGAGATTGACGCATTAACTCCGGCAGAAGAGGTTGAGGAAGAAGTAGAAGCAACTGAAGAAGTTGTTGAAGCTAGTCCTGAAACAGCTACAGAAGAAGTTGCAGCAGAAGTTAAGGAAGAAGTTGTTGTAGCAGAAGCTCCGAAAGAAGAAGCTCCTGTTGCTGAAGCTAAGGAAGAAGCTGTTGTTGCAGAAGCTCCAAAAGAAGAAGCTCTTGTTGCTGAAGTAAAAGAAGAGGCTGCTGCTGAAGAAGCCCCAAAAGAAGAAGAGAAAAAAGAAGAGGCCGATAAGAAATAATCCTATTCAATGAGAAAATATGCTGCAAATTGAAAATATCTTTCACGCAGGAACGATTACAAAAGCACATGCATTCTCAGGCCAAATTAAAATAGTTTTCTCGAGCATATACAAAGCCGAGAAAGAACCTCAAGGTACTGTCTTTATTATGATTCATAAAAAGCCAGTACCTTTTTTTATTGAAGAATGCTCACATTTTTCAGCATCTTCAGTTATCTTAAAACTAGAAGATATCAACAGCATTGATCAAGCAAAAGAACTCATTGGCCTTGAATTCTTCCTGAACAATACGTTCCAAACAGCATCATCTGACGAAGAATTTCAGATGGCGTATTTGAAAGGATATTCTGTCTTTGACCAGCATAATAGTAAAATTGGAATTGTTCAGCATATCATTGAAAATCCAGCACATTACATTCTGGAAACAGCAGATGGCATTCTAATTCCCTTTCATGAAGACCTTCTCATCGAGTTGAATATTGAGAAAAAGGCTGTTTATCTCCAAATTCCGGAAGGACTTATCGATTAAATTTTATGGAAAATTTTCAAGTTGGTGATCAGGTCGAGTTTATCGATGATAATACTGTTGGAACCGTTGTTTCTATTCTGGACAATAAGCAACTTATCATTTCCATCGAAGGACTTGAAATTCCTGTATATAAATCACAACTCATAAGAATATCAAAAGGACCAGTAAAAGCAACAAATCTGGCCGAAAAATACAAAGATGATTTAACACAGGTTAATAGCTTTACACAAAAATCAGAAGCAACAAATAAAGGATTATTTATTGCACTTTCAACTGGACAAAAACCTGAAACATTTCAATTCCAATTGATAAACGATACAAAAAATCAAATTTACTTCACTTTTTACAGTCAAATAAACAATGCGAGCAGTGCCCTTTGTCATGGTCATTTAAAAGCTTATTCCGACACGGCATTAATTACTTACGATCAACTTGGATCCGTTAAATTTCCTACTTATACCATTTGTATTCTCCCATTTAATGAATATGCAACTGAAATTGATGAGTCCTTTTCTTATTCCTTTTCACCATCAGGGAAAGAATTAATGAAAAAACAGGAAAAAGCACCTTTGGTTGATTATCATGCATGGTTGTATGAAATTGAAAAACAAGAAGCTACTAGCACTGCTCCAATTCAAATTATTGAATCTGAGCCAGAAGCAATTATCGATGTTGACAGACCAGATAATATAATTGATTTACACATTGATAAAATTGAACCCAATTTCGACATTTTAGCAAGAGATGAAATTTTTCAAATTCAGTTTAATTATTTCATTAAAGAATTTGAGAAAATGATTGCCTTCGACTATGAAAACATCATTATCATTCATGGAATCGGGATTAATACCTTAAAAGAAAAAATTAGGAAATACTTGAATGGGAACAAATATGTTCTTCATTATAAGGATGCAAACGTTAGAGAATACGGTTATGGAGCTACTGAGATTTTTCTGAAAAATTAGAAACTTTTCTTTTTTTTGTAACAGAATAACAACCAAAGTATAATATTTGTTTATTTTGTGGTGTTATTATTCAAATCATTCCCTTTAATGCAAACTATAATGCGAAAAATAATTTTATTGCTAGTCTTTTTTTCCATCTTGCTGAACTTATCCGCTCAGCAGAAATACAGGGTTTATTTCAAAGATAAAGCTGGGGTTGAATTCAACCCTGAGGCTTATTTTGATCAAAAAGCAATCGACAGAAGAATTAAACATGATGTTTCATTGTATGATCCAAGCGACTTCCCGTTAAATCAAAATTATGTAGGCCAGGTTAGGGAAATAGCAGATGCAAGCGGTTTTGAATCACGTTGGTTTAATTTTGTTTTAGTGGATGTTTCGAATCAAAAACAGTTAGATGACTTAAGAAAACTGGATTGCGTGGCTAAGATGGAGCAATCCATAAAAGTCGAAATACTGTATACTGCCGAAACTGAATTCAGTGATGAGTATTACGATGAAGAGCTCATGAAAAACCAAACAGAACGTTTTGGTGGAAGCTTGTTGAAAGAAAAGGAGTTAGATGGAACAGGGGTTCGGATCGCTATTTTTGATGGTGGATTTCCAGAGGTAAATACACATCCGTCTTTCACTCATATCATTAATCAAAACCGACTAGTTGCCACCTGGGATTTTATCAAAAACAAGGAAAATGTTTTTTATGGCAATAATCATGGTCGAATGACTTTTGCTTGTGTTGGTGGTTTTTGGAAAGAAAACAACATTGGACTGGCTACAGGTGCTGAGTATATGTTAGCTAAAACAGAAATCGGCACAGAACCTTTTGCTGAAGAAGAATACTGGATGGCAGCTGCCGAATGGGCTGATAAAAATGGAGCCGATATTATTAATAGTTCCTTGGGTTATGGTCACCATCGCTATTTCACCAATGATATGGATGGAAAAACTAGTTTGGTGGTAAAGGCAGCTCATATGGCTGCAAGAAAAGGGATTTTAGTCGTTAATTCAGCAGGAAATGAAGCAACTGACAGCTGGGAAACAATTATTACTCCAGCTGATGGAGACTCTGTATTGGCAGTTGGAGGAATTGATCCTGATCTCGATTATCACATTTCTTTTAGCTCATATGGACCTACGGCAGACAAGCGAATGAAACCCAATGTTTCAGCTTTTGGTCATGTGGTTACAGCCGACAAAAAAGGATTAAAAGAAGTAGATGGAACCTCATTCTCATCCCC contains:
- the ffh gene encoding signal recognition particle protein, producing MFENLTERLEGAFKTLKGKGRITEINVAQSLKDVRRALIDADVNYKIAKEFTDEVKIQAIGANVINAVSPGQLMIKIVHDELVKLMGVNKKDINTKGNPAVILLSGLQGSGKTTFAGKLAGHIAKQGKQPLLVAGDVYRPAAIQQIKVLGEQINVPVYSDENIKDPVKIAQDAIKHAKSNNNNVVIIDTAGRLSVDEAMMNEISNIKKAVNPGEILFVVDAMTGQDAVNTAKAFNDTLNFDGVVLTKLDGDTRGGAAISILKVVEKPIKFISIGEKLDAIDIFYPDRMASRILGMGDIVSFVEKAQDVFDEQESKKLQKKLRQSQFDFEDLLNQLRQIKKMGNIKDLMGMIPGMNKAMKDQELDDDSFKHVEAIIFSMTPAERKHPELLNGLKRKRIAGGSGTSIQQVNQLVKQLEDMRKIMKKMNKPGFKGKMAAQMPFKR
- the rpsP gene encoding 30S ribosomal protein S16; translation: MAVKIRLQRKGRKKAPYYYIVVADARSPRDGKFIERIGSYNPIPTIPQIDIDTDKAVSWLDLGAVPTKTVKTLLSTKGVLFKKHLSRGIKMGILTEEEAEVKFNEFIAQKADQYSKKIEKLEDKTTKSKQAALDHEAEVNKKRAAAIAAKRKAEIDALTPAEEVEEEVEATEEVVEASPETATEEVAAEVKEEVVVAEAPKEEAPVAEAKEEAVVAEAPKEEALVAEVKEEAAAEEAPKEEEKKEEADKK
- the rimM gene encoding 16S rRNA processing protein RimM, with the translated sequence MLQIENIFHAGTITKAHAFSGQIKIVFSSIYKAEKEPQGTVFIMIHKKPVPFFIEECSHFSASSVILKLEDINSIDQAKELIGLEFFLNNTFQTASSDEEFQMAYLKGYSVFDQHNSKIGIVQHIIENPAHYILETADGILIPFHEDLLIELNIEKKAVYLQIPEGLID
- a CDS encoding S8 family serine peptidase — protein: MRKIILLLVFFSILLNLSAQQKYRVYFKDKAGVEFNPEAYFDQKAIDRRIKHDVSLYDPSDFPLNQNYVGQVREIADASGFESRWFNFVLVDVSNQKQLDDLRKLDCVAKMEQSIKVEILYTAETEFSDEYYDEELMKNQTERFGGSLLKEKELDGTGVRIAIFDGGFPEVNTHPSFTHIINQNRLVATWDFIKNKENVFYGNNHGRMTFACVGGFWKENNIGLATGAEYMLAKTEIGTEPFAEEEYWMAAAEWADKNGADIINSSLGYGHHRYFTNDMDGKTSLVVKAAHMAARKGILVVNSAGNEATDSWETIITPADGDSVLAVGGIDPDLDYHISFSSYGPTADKRMKPNVSAFGHVVTADKKGLKEVDGTSFSSPLTAGFAACILQHNPGFTNMDLFYELEKSGHLYPYFDYAHGYGVPQASYFLDADKKPIQQTFEFIEEDDKLIVRAILENYNNKNATNSNHLLYYNMEGEDGILESYYVVEVSQEVVLEFDRTEMDATPKTINVHFRGFSSHYKF